Sequence from the Metasolibacillus fluoroglycofenilyticus genome:
GCTCCTTCATAAAGAAATGCCCGCCACCATCAGGTACAAGCCCAATGCTAATAAAATTCATTGCTAGCTTTGCGGAATCCTCTGCAACAATAACATCACTTGCTAGCGCTAGACTAAAGGCTAAGCCAGCTGCTGCACCATGAATTTGGGCAATCGTTAGCATTGGTAGTGTGTAATAGCCTTTTGCAAAGCGCGTAATATACGACATAATCGTTTCGAAATCAATCGCTTCATTTGCTCCAAGCATCATCTTTATATCGCCACCTGCTGAAAATGCACGTCCCTCCCCTTTAACAATTAAAACTTGGACTTCCGGCTGTTGATGTAGCTCCTCCATACAATCAGCTAATTCCTGCATCATTATAATATCCATCGCGTTCATTGCCTGTGGTCGATTCAATGTTAAAATTGCCTTGCGTTCTAATATTTCTAAATTAATTGTCGTATAGCCCATGAAAAATCCCCCTTAAATAATGAATAACCATTCACTTTTATAATTCTACTTTTCTTTTCAAATTCCTTTTTTATTCAACAAATTTTTGAACGAAAATAATTTATCAAAAATCAAACATTTAAAGTAGCGCAACTTAATTATCTTAATATTCCGCGATCTCAGCTATAGCAAGCATTCCAATAAAATGAGAGCGCTTCCAAAACACGAACATTTATAGTTATAAATTATCATTTCATTCGCCTTTCGGTGAATTAATTTCAGTTTATTATGAAATTCTTTTTATTTTTTCGGAAAAAGGCGTTGACAAAGATTTATTCTCGGCTTATGATGTTATCAAATTTAATTATGCAAAATATTTTGATGGAGACATGCTCGTCGTACTTATTCTTAAGAGAGCTGATGGTTGGTGCAAATCAGTGAAGAAGGCGAATGTAGTTCCACTCCTGAATAGATAAGTGGAAAATTATAGTAAACTTATCCGTATCATGCGCGTTACGCATCTTAAAGATTGCAATTATAATTTTCGGAATATTTTTGCAATGAATAAGGGTGGTACCGCGTAACTATGTTCATTATAGCCTTTCGCCCCTTACATTTTAATGTGAGGGACGGAAGGTTTTT
This genomic interval carries:
- a CDS encoding enoyl-CoA hydratase; protein product: MGYTTINLEILERKAILTLNRPQAMNAMDIIMMQELADCMEELHQQPEVQVLIVKGEGRAFSAGGDIKMMLGANEAIDFETIMSYITRFAKGYYTLPMLTIAQIHGAAAGLAFSLALASDVIVAEDSAKLAMNFISIGLVPDGGGHFFMKERLGVAKAKQLIWEGKVMEAKEAFDQQLIDYVVPDGAAAATVDQIVGKVLASPIASMLATKEILHKEKLPELERILQAEAIAQAKMRQTKDHQEGITAFVEKRQPNFIGE